One window of Pyrus communis chromosome 12, drPyrComm1.1, whole genome shotgun sequence genomic DNA carries:
- the LOC137710108 gene encoding uncharacterized protein, which translates to MEYKDIGEYVNKLRSKWETNGCTIMCDGWIGPTRLSIINFMVYSKGKTIFLKSVDASDHIKNYKYIYKLLRDVIMEVGEHNVVQVVTDNGSAFVKAGKKLMKHHNVFWTSCAAHCIDLMFEAMGKRENIANVVKRARTITNYIYNHGWLLPKMREFCKGEIIRPATTRFATNYIALDSLLKKKAGLEQLFTSDNWANHNFSRSNAGRIVESIVLDHAFWTQSEHVCQVFEPLYKVLRIIDTEVYPTMGAIYELMCVVNEDLERKHGARWVIRIIDDRWYKTLYHDLHAAAYYLNPRYQYRPDVGDDGTLIRVVHNIMYGTDAPTVRKLAIKVLSQTASSSACERNSSTFALIHTRQRNRLAHSRLGKLVYCYYNMKLQIRDKEVEIDHVDRGDPLDVFDIVVEDNDTEGNQLYQWIRPLHLDGDEGNPTLRVAEEARNERINVERVLEEEVGSSSADSLEELLCLRPRNTGIPPSSNLTQPQNPADTNDSSSTRSGDSPTTEGGNDEGYSGAGGSGGYGNYVGPPPGFMSPFTGEANFMHATQDEDHGNRRAGPGIGAIGKDYTRRERGKGTLSSQEDDSLSITSDSVGVGSSNYGYTHNQPFPYPSYPISVGMESRLMERI; encoded by the exons AATCATGTGTGACGGATGGATTGGCCCAACCAGATTGTCTATCATAAACTTCATGGTATACTCCAAGGGAAAGACAATTTTTTTGAAGTCCGTTGATGCTTCAGACCATATAAAGAACTACAAGTATATTTACAAATTATTGAGGGATGTAATCATGGAGGTGGGAGAGCATAATGTTGTCCAAGTCGTGACCGACAACGGTTCTGCATTTGTCAAAGCTGGAAAAAAGTTAATGAAGCATCATAATGTGTTTTGGACATCATGTGCAGCACATTGTATTGATCTCATGTTTGAGGCaatggggaagagagagaatatTGCTAATGTCGTAAAAAGAGCTAGAACGATCACAAATTATATTTACAATCACGGTTGGTTGTTGCCAAAGATGCGTGAATTTTGCAAAGGTGAAATTATTCGTCCAGCTACCACTCGATTCGCCACCAACTATATTGCATTAGACAGCCTACTTAAGAAGAAAGCAGGGTTGGAGCAACTATTCACTAGTGACAATTGGGCCAACCACAATTTTAGCCGCTCAAATGCAGGTCGAATAGTGGAAAGTATAGTGCTTGATCATGCTTTTTGGACTCAATCAGAACATGTGTGCCAAGTGTTTGAACCTCTTTACAAAGTTTTACGGATCATTGACACAGAAGTGTATCCTACTATGGGGGCAATATATGAGTTGATGTGTGTAGTGAATGAGGACTTGGAAAGAAAACATGGTGCAAGGTGGGTCATAAGGATAATTGATGATCGATGGTATAAAACATTATACCATGATTTGCATGCAGCAG CATATTATTTGAATCCTCGGTACCAATACAGACCCGATGTTGGAGATGATGGTACCCTTATACGTGTTGTACATAAT ATCATGTATGGGACTGATGCACCAACTGTGAGAAAGTTAGCAATCAAAGTATTATCACAAACAGCTTCCTCATCTGCTTGTGAAAGAAATTCGAGCACATTTGCACTCATACACACAAGGCAAAGAAATAGGTTGGCTCATAGTAGGTTGGGAAAATTAGTTTATTGCTACTACAACATGAAGCTTCAAATTCGAGATAAGGAAGTAGAAATAGATCATGTCGACCGTGGTGACCCACTAGATGTGTTTGATATTGTTGTTGAAGATAATGATACAGAGGGTAACCAACTTTATCAATGGATTAGACCTCTTCATTTAGATGGTGATGAAGGTAACCCAACTCTAAGAGTTGCTGAAGAAGCACGTAATGAAAGGATAAATGTAGAAAGAGTATTAGAGGAGGAGGTGGGATCTAGCAGCGCTGACTCTTTGGAAGAACTTTTGTGCCTAAGACCAAGAAACACTGGAATTCCACCTTCTTCCAATCTTACACAACCACAAAATCCTGCTGATACTAATGATAGCTCTAGTACAAGATCAGGAGACTCACCTACCACCGAAGGTGGGAATGATGAAGGATATAGTGGAGCTGGAGGTAGTGGTGGATATGGAAACTATGTTGGACCACCTCCCGGATTTATGAGCCCCTTCACTGGTGAGGCAAACTTCATGCATGCAACACAGGATGAGGACCATGGTAATAGGCGAGCAGGACCAGGAATTGGTGCCATAGGGAAGGACTATACTCGTAGAGAAAGAGGCAAGGGGACTTTGTCAAGTCAAGAAGATGATTCGTTATCTATAACTTCGGACTCTGTTGGAGTGGGAAGTAGTAACTATGGTTATACTCATAACCAACCATTTCCCTACCCTTCATATCCCATTTCTGTTGGGATGGAATCGAGACTCATGGAAAGAATCTGA
- the LOC137709915 gene encoding GDSL esterase/lipase At5g41890-like: MEALKISHFILLCAICSNFVVLFSAFPCFAFTSFVFGDSLVDAGNNDYIFTLSKADSPPYGIDFKPSGGRPTGRFTNGRTISDIVGQALGAKSFPPPYLAPNTQANSILKGINYASGASGILDETGVLFIGRVPLREQVNNFEESRYDMVKIMGENKTKEFLKKAIFSVTIGSNDVLNYFQPTIPFFGDDKVSPSMFQDFMVSNLTIQLKRLHELGARKFVVVGVGPIGCIPFIRAIHLLPSGQCFAEVNELIQGYNTKLNGVLDQLNQELGPEAIFVYANSFDIFTKIIVNYHQYGFTNANGPCCGGYFPPFVCFKSRDASRSSALCDDRSKYVFWDAYHPTEAANMIIAEGLLDGDESISSPINIRELYNYNS; the protein is encoded by the exons ATGGAGGCCCTTAAGATTTCTCATTTCATTCTTCTATGTGCAATCTGCTCAAATTTTGTTGTGCTTTTCAGTGCCTTTCCATGTTTTGCTTTCACTTCATTTGTGTTTGGAGATTCTCTAGTGGACGCAGGAAACAAtgactacatttttacactctCAAAGGCCGATTCTCCTCCTTATGGAATAGATTTCAAGCCTTCTGGTGGTCGACCAACTGGACGATTCACAAATGGTCGAACCATATCGGACATTGTAG GTCAAGCTCTTGGTGCCAAGTCATTTCCTCCACCTTATCTAGCCCCAAACACTCAAGCAAACTCAATCCTCAAAGGAATTAATTATGCTTCTGGAGCCTCTGGAATATTGGATGAAACAGGAGTTTTGTTT ATTGGAAGAGTCCCACTGCGTGAGCAAGTGAATAATTTTGAGGAAAGCAGATATGACATGGTGAAAATAATGGGAGAGAATAAAACAAAGGAATTCTTAAAGAAGGCAATCTTCTCGGTGACAATTGGATCCAATGATGTTCTCAACTATTTCCAaccaaccataccatttttTGGTGATGACAAGGTCTCTCCTTCCATGTTCCAAGATTTCATGGTCTCTAACTTGACCATACAGCTTAAG CGACTGCACGAGCTGGGAGCTAGAAAGTTCGTTGTGGTAGGGGTTGGACCCATAGGATGCATACCATTTATTCGTGCCATCCATTTGTTACCAAGTGGACAGTGTTTTGCTGAGGTGAATGAATTAATCCAAGGCTACAACACGAAGCTTAATGGAGTTTTGGATCAACTTAACCAAGAGCTGGGTCCCGAAGCGATCTTTGTCTATGCAAACTCCTTTGATATCTTTACGAAGATCATAGTAAATTATCATCAATATG GGTTTACGAATGCAAATGGACCATGCTGTGGAGGGTACTTTCCGCCATTTGTTTGCTTTAAGAGCCGTGATGCAAGCAGAAGCTCTGCATTGTGTGACGATCGATCGAAGTACGTGTTTTGGGATGCATATCATCCTACAGAAGCTGCTAATATGATCATAGCAGAGGGGTTACTTGATGGAGATGAAAGTATTAGCTCTCCCATTAACATCCGTGAGCTCTACAACTATAACTCCTAG